A stretch of DNA from Sandaracinaceae bacterium:
GTTCCTGAAACACTTCAAGGGCGTGGAGATCGAGGCCAAGAAGCTCCAGGACGACCTGCTGGACTGGCTGAAGCAGGCCAAGGAGCAGATGGGCGAGCTGACCGACGAGCAGCGCGCGTTCGTCGAGAGCCTGGACCTCGAGCAGCTGCAGAAGCTCTTCGAAGAGCGCATGAAGGAGCAGGACGAGCGCCACGACGGCGGGAACAAGTGGATCGGCACGGCCGGCACGTCCCCCTTCGGGCACTCGGGCAAGTCCCCTCAGGGCATCCGCGTGGGCGGTCCGGGAGGCGGCCGCAGCGCCGTGAAGGTGGCGGACGCGCGCCTGTACAAGGGCTACCGCGAGGACATCACGCTCGACGTGCGCCAGATGCAGCTGGCCCTCCGCAAGCTGCGCACCTACACGCGCATCGGCGCCGAGGAGGAGCTGGACCTCGAGGCCACCATCGAGGAGACGGGCAAGAACGCGGGCGAGCTGGAGATCGTGACCAAGCCGCCGCGCCGCACCAACACACGCATCATCCTGATGATGGACGTGGGCGGCTCGATGGACCCGTACGCGCACCTCTGCTCGCGCCTGTTCTCGGCGGCCAAGAAGTCGTCGCACTTCCGCGAGC
This window harbors:
- a CDS encoding VWA domain-containing protein; translation: MFVDFIYELRDFGVPVGATETVRLAEAMSKGLHENSLDGFYYIARALLVHSERHLDLFDQAFLKHFKGVEIEAKKLQDDLLDWLKQAKEQMGELTDEQRAFVESLDLEQLQKLFEERMKEQDERHDGGNKWIGTAGTSPFGHSGKSPQGIRVGGPGGGRSAVKVADARLYKGYREDITLDVRQMQLALRKLRTYTRIGAEEELDLEATIEETGKNAGELEIVTKPPRRTNTRIILMMDVGGSMDPYAHLCSRLFSAAKKSSHFRELRTYYFHNCVYGQVYKTERFDEPVKVRDLLHDCGRHYKLIMVGDALMAAYELMASGGSLDLGDDRGIEGIQWLMMMQKHFDKSIWLNPEPQKYWKGNTIEYVSRVFDMYPLTLEGLGEGVKYLMRGQARGGK